One genomic window of Micrococcus flavus includes the following:
- a CDS encoding cytochrome c oxidase subunit 4 yields MKVSAIIFWILGVFFVFAATLYAFWVDWTEWAGIPAIYALAAMSWMIAWYVQSTDKRHGLGPSDDVDGEITEYAGTYGTFAPSSWWPLGVATACALIVTGLAIDWWILLLGVVAGVYFTYGWVYEFSRGKYAH; encoded by the coding sequence GTGAAGGTCTCCGCCATCATCTTCTGGATCCTCGGCGTCTTCTTCGTCTTCGCCGCCACCCTCTACGCGTTCTGGGTGGACTGGACGGAGTGGGCCGGCATCCCCGCCATCTACGCCCTCGCCGCCATGTCATGGATGATCGCCTGGTACGTGCAGTCCACGGACAAGCGCCACGGCCTCGGCCCGTCGGATGACGTGGACGGCGAGATCACCGAGTACGCCGGGACGTACGGCACCTTCGCCCCGTCCAGCTGGTGGCCGCTGGGCGTGGCCACCGCCTGCGCCCTGATCGTCACTGGCCTGGCCATCGACTGGTGGATCCTGCTCCTCGGCGTCGTCGCCGGTGTGTACTTCACCTACGGCTGGGTCTACGAGTTCTCGCGCGGCAAGTACGCGCACTGA
- a CDS encoding DUF3054 domain-containing protein — protein MDTARTTSSSSPDPHPDPRPRSGRPPARRSTRPWLAFGVDLALVVGFVAVGRQEHSTTDGLAGLLMTASPFLVGLLAGSLLTWFPRSWDRLWPHGIVVWLTTLGLGLFLRVWWGLGGAPLSFILVAASVLALVLLGRRAVSRALGSR, from the coding sequence ATGGACACCGCCCGCACCACGTCTTCCTCCTCCCCAGACCCCCACCCTGATCCCCGTCCGCGCAGCGGCCGACCGCCGGCCCGTCGGTCGACACGGCCCTGGCTGGCGTTCGGAGTGGACCTGGCCCTCGTCGTCGGATTCGTGGCCGTCGGCCGCCAGGAGCACAGCACCACCGACGGGCTCGCGGGTCTCCTCATGACCGCCTCACCCTTCCTCGTGGGTCTCCTCGCCGGCTCGCTCCTGACATGGTTCCCCCGTTCCTGGGACCGCCTGTGGCCCCACGGCATCGTCGTGTGGCTGACCACCCTCGGGCTCGGACTCTTCCTGCGCGTGTGGTGGGGCCTGGGCGGTGCCCCGCTGTCCTTCATCCTGGTCGCGGCCTCAGTGCTCGCGCTGGTCCTCCTGGGCCGTCGGGCGGTCTCCCGCGCCCTAGGATCGAGGTGA
- the ctaE gene encoding aa3-type cytochrome oxidase subunit III gives MTTATSTLHTPTTGLPSRPNMVQVGTMVWLASELMFFGGLFAMYFTLRSTSPELWAENTAILNVPLAAVNTAILVLSSFTAQFGVLAAERLQPRRTGGLFSFKSWGMVEWFILTFIMGSVFVAVQAFEYATLVTEGVTIAAHAYGSAFYITTGFHAIHVTGGLIAFLFIIGRAFLARRFGHHEATSAIVVSYYWHFVDVVWIALFFIVYFLK, from the coding sequence GTGACCACTGCAACCTCCACTCTCCACACGCCCACCACGGGGCTCCCGAGCCGGCCGAACATGGTCCAGGTCGGAACCATGGTGTGGCTTGCCAGCGAGCTCATGTTCTTCGGTGGGCTCTTCGCCATGTACTTCACGCTGCGCTCCACGTCGCCGGAGCTGTGGGCGGAGAACACCGCGATCCTCAACGTGCCCCTCGCGGCCGTCAACACCGCGATCCTGGTCCTCTCCTCCTTCACCGCCCAGTTCGGCGTCCTCGCCGCCGAGCGCCTCCAGCCCCGCCGCACCGGCGGCCTGTTCTCCTTCAAGAGCTGGGGCATGGTGGAGTGGTTCATCCTCACCTTCATCATGGGCTCCGTGTTCGTGGCCGTGCAGGCCTTCGAGTACGCCACCCTGGTGACCGAGGGCGTGACGATCGCCGCCCACGCGTACGGCTCGGCGTTCTACATCACCACCGGCTTCCACGCGATCCACGTGACCGGCGGCCTCATCGCGTTCCTCTTCATCATCGGACGCGCCTTCCTTGCCCGTCGCTTCGGCCACCACGAGGCCACGTCCGCGATCGTCGTGTCCTATTACTGGCACTTCGTCGACGTCGTCTGGATCGCCCTCTTCTTCATCGTCTACTTCCTCAAGTAA
- the erpA gene encoding iron-sulfur cluster insertion protein ErpA, translated as MALSAEETGVEIGATEDAAGLPPHEVELTDVAAVKVRALLEQEGRTDLRLRVAVQPGGCSGLIYQLYFDERVLDGDTVRDYDGVEVIVDKMSVPYLMGATIDFEDTISKQGFTIDNPNAVGSCACGDSFH; from the coding sequence ATGGCTCTGTCCGCAGAGGAGACCGGCGTCGAGATCGGCGCCACCGAGGACGCCGCCGGGCTGCCGCCCCACGAGGTCGAGCTGACCGACGTGGCGGCCGTCAAGGTCCGCGCACTGCTCGAGCAGGAGGGCCGCACCGACCTGCGCCTGCGCGTGGCCGTCCAGCCGGGCGGCTGCTCCGGCCTGATCTACCAGCTCTACTTCGACGAGCGCGTGCTCGACGGCGACACCGTCCGCGACTACGACGGCGTCGAGGTCATCGTGGACAAGATGAGCGTCCCCTACCTGATGGGCGCCACCATCGACTTCGAGGACACCATCTCGAAGCAGGGCTTCACGATCGACAACCCCAACGCCGTGGGCTCCTGCGCCTGCGGCGACTCGTTCCACTGA
- the trpD gene encoding anthranilate phosphoribosyltransferase translates to MSTADENREIPDATWPEVFRRLTLGEDLDDRTAAWAMGEMMSGDATEAQVGAFLLALAAKGETVAELRGLTDAMVARARPVHVQGETLDIVGTGGDRLGTVNLSTMSSLVAAGAGARVVKHGNRGASSTAGAADVIEALGVDLSMPSEKAEECAEAVGITFLFAQNYHPSMKYVAPVRKQLGVPTVFNFLGPLSNPAQVTAQALGCSNEVMVPLLAQVLADRGVRGFVFRGSDGRDKITTSGPSTVMEVRGGVTAHELDPRDLGVGLTSVEALAGRDGAYNATIVRALLAGDRGPVRDAVLLNAAAGLTAWDGEAEGPLMDRLARNMERATESIDSGAAADVLDRWVRFSRS, encoded by the coding sequence GTGAGCACTGCAGACGAGAACCGCGAGATCCCGGATGCCACATGGCCGGAGGTGTTCCGCCGGCTGACGCTGGGGGAGGATCTGGACGACCGCACGGCCGCCTGGGCCATGGGGGAGATGATGTCCGGCGATGCCACCGAGGCCCAGGTGGGGGCGTTCCTGCTGGCCCTGGCCGCCAAAGGCGAGACCGTCGCCGAGCTGCGCGGACTCACCGACGCCATGGTGGCCAGGGCTCGACCCGTCCACGTGCAGGGGGAGACGCTGGACATCGTGGGCACGGGCGGCGACCGTCTGGGCACGGTGAACCTGTCCACCATGTCCTCGCTCGTGGCCGCCGGCGCCGGGGCCCGCGTGGTCAAGCACGGCAACCGCGGGGCGTCCTCGACCGCGGGCGCCGCGGACGTGATCGAGGCGCTGGGCGTGGACCTGTCCATGCCCAGTGAGAAGGCCGAGGAGTGCGCAGAGGCGGTCGGCATCACCTTCCTCTTCGCGCAGAACTACCACCCGTCCATGAAGTACGTCGCCCCGGTGCGCAAGCAGCTCGGCGTGCCCACGGTGTTCAACTTCCTCGGCCCGCTCAGCAACCCCGCCCAGGTCACCGCTCAGGCGCTCGGGTGCTCGAACGAGGTCATGGTTCCGCTGCTGGCGCAGGTCCTCGCCGACCGCGGAGTGCGCGGCTTCGTCTTCCGGGGCTCGGACGGCCGCGACAAGATCACCACGTCCGGGCCCTCCACCGTCATGGAGGTGCGCGGCGGGGTCACGGCCCATGAGCTGGACCCCCGCGACCTCGGCGTGGGACTGACATCGGTCGAGGCCCTCGCGGGCCGGGACGGCGCGTACAACGCGACGATCGTCCGGGCACTGCTCGCGGGGGACAGGGGGCCGGTGCGGGACGCCGTGCTGCTCAACGCGGCTGCGGGGTTGACCGCATGGGACGGCGAGGCCGAGGGGCCGTTGATGGACCGCCTCGCCCGGAACATGGAGCGCGCCACCGAGTCGATCGACTCCGGCGCCGCGGCGGACGTCCTGGACCGCTGGGTCCGCTTCAGTCGCAGCTGA
- a CDS encoding Lrp/AsnC family transcriptional regulator — protein sequence MVTAIVMIKTDKSSIPETAQTLAALDGVSSVYSVTGAWDLVAMVRLKHYEDLSDVIADQLSKVEGIQDTETMLAFRTYSSEDLGEGWALGFDG from the coding sequence ATGGTCACGGCAATCGTGATGATCAAGACCGACAAGTCCTCCATCCCGGAGACGGCGCAGACGCTGGCCGCGCTGGACGGAGTGAGCTCCGTCTACTCGGTCACCGGCGCGTGGGACCTCGTGGCCATGGTCCGCCTGAAGCACTACGAGGACCTGAGCGACGTCATCGCCGATCAGCTCTCCAAGGTCGAGGGGATCCAGGACACGGAGACGATGCTCGCGTTCCGCACGTACTCGTCCGAGGACCTCGGCGAGGGCTGGGCCCTGGGGTTCGACGGCTGA
- the qcrB gene encoding cytochrome bc1 complex cytochrome b subunit: MSTAVNQYQPATSTGRLANFIDTRTGMSPIVKFFARKIFPDHWTFMFGEVALYSFIILLLSGAFLTFFFDPSMSHVTYNGAYAPMRGIEMSAAYASSLDISFDIRGGLFMRQLHHWSALVFVMAMSVHMLRIFFTGAFRRPRELNWVVGCFLLLAGWAAGFTGYSLPDDVLSGNGLRIIDGILKSLPLVGSYLSAFLFGGEFPGYSVIGRLYALHIMIVPAAILLLIGIHLFMVVVHKHTQYPGPGRTENNVVGYPVGPVYAAKAGGFFFIVFGILALIASTVTINAIWNYGPYDPSPVSAGTQPDWYIGVFDGALRLMPGMIGDFSFLWNIPMPWGASVSLPLGVLIPLIPVTILIISMISWPWIERWITKDDREHHLLDRPRNAPTRTAIGVAAVVWYSVMMIAASSDLIATHFHVAFNDVLYTLRALFFLGPVLAFIITRRICLSLQRRDRETVLHGHEAGVIEMSPEGGFHERHRQLDDFELYRLVSFEDTRPTPATPGRNGKISGLEKARAGLNRMFYEERVSPVTREELVESRLHGGHGDHPEPVGVGARNGGSNPEIAR; the protein is encoded by the coding sequence ATGAGCACTGCAGTCAATCAGTACCAGCCGGCCACCAGCACTGGCCGCCTGGCGAACTTCATCGACACACGCACGGGGATGTCCCCGATCGTCAAGTTCTTCGCCCGGAAGATCTTCCCGGATCACTGGACGTTCATGTTCGGCGAGGTCGCCCTCTACAGCTTCATCATCCTGCTGCTGTCCGGCGCCTTCCTCACCTTCTTCTTCGACCCGTCCATGTCCCACGTCACGTACAACGGGGCCTACGCCCCGATGCGTGGCATCGAGATGTCCGCCGCGTACGCCTCGTCGCTCGACATCTCGTTCGACATCCGTGGCGGCCTGTTCATGCGACAGCTGCACCACTGGTCCGCCCTGGTGTTCGTGATGGCAATGTCGGTGCACATGCTCCGCATCTTCTTCACGGGCGCGTTCCGTCGCCCGCGTGAGCTGAACTGGGTCGTGGGCTGCTTCCTGCTCCTGGCCGGCTGGGCCGCGGGCTTCACCGGCTACTCCCTGCCGGACGACGTGCTGTCCGGCAACGGCCTGCGCATCATCGACGGCATCCTGAAGTCCCTGCCGCTCGTCGGCTCCTACCTCTCCGCGTTCCTGTTCGGCGGCGAGTTCCCGGGCTACTCCGTGATCGGCCGCCTCTACGCGCTGCACATCATGATTGTGCCCGCGGCGATCCTGCTGCTGATCGGCATCCACCTGTTCATGGTGGTCGTGCACAAGCACACCCAGTACCCGGGCCCGGGCCGCACGGAGAACAACGTGGTCGGCTACCCGGTCGGTCCGGTGTACGCGGCCAAGGCCGGCGGCTTCTTCTTCATCGTCTTCGGCATCCTGGCCCTCATCGCCTCGACGGTGACCATCAACGCGATCTGGAACTACGGCCCGTACGATCCCTCCCCCGTCTCCGCCGGCACCCAGCCCGACTGGTACATCGGCGTGTTCGACGGCGCCCTGCGTCTCATGCCGGGCATGATCGGCGACTTCTCCTTCCTGTGGAACATCCCGATGCCGTGGGGCGCCAGCGTGTCCCTTCCGCTGGGTGTGCTCATCCCCCTCATCCCCGTGACCATCCTGATCATCAGCATGATCTCGTGGCCCTGGATCGAGCGGTGGATCACCAAGGACGACCGCGAGCACCACCTGCTCGACCGCCCGCGCAACGCCCCCACGCGGACCGCGATCGGCGTGGCGGCCGTGGTGTGGTACTCCGTGATGATGATCGCCGCGTCGTCGGACCTCATCGCCACGCACTTCCACGTGGCCTTCAACGACGTGCTGTACACCCTGCGTGCGCTGTTCTTCCTCGGCCCGGTGCTGGCGTTCATCATCACCCGCCGCATCTGCCTGTCGCTGCAGCGCCGGGACCGTGAGACGGTCCTGCACGGCCACGAGGCCGGCGTGATCGAGATGTCGCCCGAGGGCGGCTTCCACGAGCGTCACCGTCAGCTGGACGACTTCGAGCTCTACCGCCTCGTGTCCTTCGAGGACACTCGTCCGACCCCGGCGACTCCGGGACGCAACGGGAAGATCTCCGGTCTGGAGAAGGCCCGTGCCGGCCTGAACCGGATGTTCTACGAGGAGCGCGTGTCCCCCGTGACCCGCGAGGAGCTCGTCGAGTCCCGCCTGCACGGCGGTCACGGCGACCACCCCGAGCCGGTCGGCGTCGGTGCTCGCAACGGCGGCTCGAACCCGGAGATCGCCCGCTGA
- the ctaC gene encoding aa3-type cytochrome oxidase subunit II, translated as MRAQNDAGRRTRRRITAGALGATAMVVLSGCSAEAQRGWLPGTRETTNHNAQLTDLWVNSWIAALAVGLLAWAAMIWCMVAYRRRKNDQGFPKQTAYNVPIETMFTVLPILMVFTLWGFTDRVQTSVDTPIDDSPLTVQVHGKQWSWDFSYSYQQPNGEVKEAHYQGIQAQLDGAEGVQDTLPTLYLPEDVPVHFELKSRDVAHSFWIPQFLQKRDMLPGKTNHLYLTPQEQGSFDGKCAELCGEFHSEMLFNVEVVDEATFVQKLDELEPGLVGDEYNRNPNNNPDGAREMEVDLQTPRGGGSH; from the coding sequence GTGAGAGCACAGAATGACGCCGGACGTCGGACTCGCCGCCGCATCACCGCCGGGGCCCTCGGGGCCACGGCGATGGTCGTGCTGTCCGGCTGTTCGGCAGAGGCACAGCGTGGCTGGCTCCCGGGCACCCGGGAGACGACCAACCACAACGCGCAGCTCACCGACCTGTGGGTCAACTCCTGGATCGCGGCCCTGGCCGTCGGCCTGCTCGCCTGGGCGGCCATGATCTGGTGCATGGTGGCCTACCGCCGTCGGAAGAACGACCAGGGGTTCCCCAAGCAGACGGCCTACAACGTGCCGATCGAGACCATGTTCACGGTCCTGCCGATCCTCATGGTGTTCACCCTGTGGGGCTTCACCGACCGCGTGCAGACCTCCGTGGACACCCCGATCGACGACTCACCGCTGACCGTGCAGGTCCACGGCAAGCAGTGGTCCTGGGACTTCTCCTACTCGTACCAGCAGCCGAACGGCGAGGTGAAGGAGGCCCATTACCAGGGCATCCAGGCACAGCTCGACGGCGCCGAGGGCGTGCAGGACACCCTGCCCACGCTGTACCTCCCCGAGGACGTGCCGGTGCACTTCGAGCTGAAGTCCCGCGACGTCGCGCACTCCTTCTGGATCCCGCAGTTCCTCCAGAAGCGCGACATGCTCCCCGGCAAGACCAACCACCTGTACCTCACCCCGCAGGAGCAGGGCTCCTTCGACGGCAAGTGCGCCGAGCTCTGCGGCGAGTTCCACTCGGAGATGCTCTTCAACGTGGAGGTCGTCGACGAGGCGACCTTCGTGCAGAAGCTCGACGAGCTGGAGCCGGGTCTGGTGGGCGACGAGTACAACCGCAACCCCAACAACAACCCTGACGGCGCCCGGGAGATGGAGGTCGACCTCCAGACCCCCCGCGGTGGAGGTAGCCACTGA
- the qcrC gene encoding cytochrome bc1 complex diheme cytochrome c subunit, translating to MKALSQNRRHPLMGLALLLLGLLVTGGLYSVASTVNQAQAATQVTAAASADDISEGEKLFNANCASCHGTGAVGGPAGPSLVGVGAASVDFQVGTGRMPMQMNGPQAQRKPNQFSEEQTAQLAAYVASLGAGPGVPEEQYLDVNAEGVNVAKGGDLFRINCAMCHNAAAAGGALTRGKYAPSLQDVSEKHIYEAMETGPQNMPVFSDANLKPEDKRDIIAYLKTIENNGSPGGLALGSIGPVAEGLFVWTAGLALLVGFMVWLTSRSS from the coding sequence GTGAAGGCACTTTCGCAGAACCGACGCCATCCCCTGATGGGGCTGGCGCTCCTCCTGCTGGGACTCCTGGTGACCGGCGGACTGTACTCCGTCGCGAGCACCGTGAACCAGGCGCAGGCGGCCACGCAGGTCACCGCGGCCGCCTCGGCTGATGACATCTCTGAGGGCGAGAAGCTGTTCAACGCGAACTGTGCGTCCTGCCACGGGACGGGCGCCGTCGGCGGCCCCGCGGGCCCCTCTCTTGTAGGTGTCGGCGCCGCCTCCGTCGACTTCCAGGTGGGCACCGGCCGCATGCCGATGCAGATGAACGGCCCTCAGGCCCAGCGCAAGCCCAACCAGTTCTCCGAGGAGCAGACCGCGCAGCTCGCCGCCTACGTGGCCTCGCTCGGCGCCGGACCCGGCGTGCCGGAGGAGCAGTACCTGGACGTCAACGCCGAAGGCGTGAACGTCGCCAAGGGTGGCGACCTCTTCCGCATCAACTGCGCCATGTGCCACAACGCCGCCGCCGCCGGAGGAGCCCTGACGCGCGGCAAGTATGCCCCGAGCCTGCAGGACGTCTCGGAGAAGCACATCTACGAGGCCATGGAGACCGGCCCGCAGAACATGCCCGTGTTCTCCGACGCCAACCTCAAGCCCGAGGACAAGCGCGACATCATCGCCTACCTCAAGACCATCGAGAACAACGGGTCGCCGGGCGGCCTCGCGCTGGGCTCCATCGGCCCGGTGGCCGAGGGTCTGTTCGTCTGGACGGCCGGTCTCGCGCTGCTCGTCGGTTTCATGGTCTGGCTCACGAGCCGCTCCTCCTGA
- the qcrA gene encoding cytochrome bc1 complex Rieske iron-sulfur subunit, with protein sequence MGEKGYEGSGAHSAALEHAGADTPRYAIENPGLPPHRPRLADEDPRAAKRAERQVSVFFLISVIGTVLFFIGYFGVGQIGNDEDFGLLYLQNLLLGLGVALAMLGIGIGVVHWAKTLMPDHETVEERHEIRTEADRAAAQGMIADILDESQIKRRPLLRNTLIGAALLAPLPFIFAFRDLDNTDNFSDRAVNNFGPERLRHTMWAEGVRLVRDPTGSPIKASDVTLGSALHVIPDGLNDVEHGKLNEKAKAVVLVMRLDPSKVDITPGREDWNVDGIFAYSKVCTHVGCPIALYEQHTHHLLCPCHQSTFDLTQECKVIFGPASHALPQLPITVDDEGYLVARSDFTEPVGPVYWERGEQS encoded by the coding sequence ATGGGCGAGAAGGGCTACGAAGGGTCCGGGGCACACTCGGCCGCCCTCGAGCACGCCGGAGCGGACACGCCCCGGTACGCCATCGAGAACCCGGGCCTCCCCCCGCACCGTCCGCGTCTGGCAGACGAGGATCCGCGGGCGGCGAAGCGCGCTGAGCGCCAGGTCTCGGTCTTCTTCCTGATCTCCGTGATCGGCACGGTCCTGTTCTTCATCGGCTACTTCGGCGTCGGACAGATCGGCAACGACGAGGACTTCGGTCTGCTCTACCTGCAGAACCTGCTCCTCGGACTGGGCGTCGCCCTGGCGATGCTCGGCATCGGCATCGGCGTGGTCCACTGGGCCAAGACCCTGATGCCGGACCATGAGACGGTCGAGGAACGGCACGAGATCCGCACGGAGGCCGACCGCGCCGCCGCCCAGGGCATGATCGCGGACATCCTCGACGAGTCGCAGATCAAGCGTCGCCCGCTGCTGCGCAACACTCTGATCGGCGCCGCCCTGCTGGCCCCGCTGCCGTTCATCTTCGCCTTCCGCGACCTGGACAACACGGACAACTTCTCGGACCGCGCCGTGAACAACTTCGGCCCCGAGCGCCTGCGCCACACCATGTGGGCCGAGGGCGTGCGCCTCGTACGCGACCCCACCGGCTCCCCCATCAAGGCCTCGGACGTCACCCTGGGCTCCGCCCTGCACGTCATCCCGGACGGCCTCAACGACGTGGAGCACGGCAAGCTCAACGAGAAGGCCAAGGCCGTCGTCCTGGTCATGCGCCTCGACCCGTCCAAGGTGGACATCACCCCGGGCCGTGAGGACTGGAACGTGGACGGCATCTTCGCCTATTCCAAGGTGTGCACGCATGTGGGCTGCCCCATCGCCCTCTACGAGCAGCACACCCACCACCTGCTCTGCCCCTGCCACCAGTCGACCTTCGACCTGACGCAGGAGTGCAAGGTCATCTTCGGCCCTGCCAGCCACGCGCTGCCGCAGCTGCCGATCACTGTGGACGACGAGGGCTACCTCGTCGCTCGCAGCGATTTCACCGAGCCCGTCGGGCCTGTCTACTGGGAGCGTGGCGAACAGTCATGA
- the ctaD gene encoding aa3-type cytochrome oxidase subunit I — MTTYEYATDEVRSQAQPRVVPRSLGKIAVSWLTTTDHKVLGYMYLIVSFFFFCVGGVMALMIRAELFEPGMQILQTKEQYNQLFTMHGTIMLLMFATPLFVGFANVLVPLQIGAPDVSFPRLNALAFWFFLFGSLIACAGFLTPQGAASFGWFAYAPLSDTTYSPGVGGDLWVFGLALQGFGTIMGGVNFITTILTMRAPGMTMWRMPIFTWNTLITAILILMAFPPLASALFALGLDRRFGGHIFNPENGGAVLWQHLFWFFGHPEVYVIALPFFGIVSEIVPVFSRKPIFGYKSIVFATTAIAALSMTVWAHHMYVTGSVLLPFFSVMTMLIAVPTGVKFVNWIGTMWRGSITFENPMLWTLGFMVTFLFGGLTGVILASPPLDFHVSDTYFVVAHFHYVIFGTVVFAMFAGFFFWWPKFTGKMLNERLGKVQFWLLFVGFHGTFLIQHWLGVMGMPRRYADYMVEDNFATMNAFSTVFSFILGASLIPFFWNVYVTSRYGKKVTVDDPWGFGASLEWATSCPPPRHNFHALPRIRSERPALDLHHPELSHYSPQAEPEAFGEKVSS, encoded by the coding sequence ATGACCACTTACGAGTACGCAACGGATGAGGTGCGCTCACAGGCGCAGCCTCGCGTGGTGCCCCGTTCCCTGGGCAAGATCGCCGTCAGCTGGCTGACGACGACCGACCACAAGGTCCTCGGGTACATGTACCTGATCGTGTCCTTCTTCTTCTTCTGCGTGGGCGGCGTCATGGCCCTCATGATCCGCGCGGAGCTCTTCGAGCCCGGCATGCAGATCCTGCAGACGAAGGAGCAGTACAACCAGCTCTTCACGATGCACGGCACGATCATGCTCCTCATGTTCGCGACGCCGCTGTTCGTGGGCTTCGCCAACGTGCTGGTGCCGCTCCAGATCGGCGCCCCGGACGTGTCCTTCCCGCGTCTGAACGCCCTGGCCTTCTGGTTCTTCCTCTTCGGCTCGCTGATCGCGTGCGCCGGCTTCCTCACCCCGCAGGGTGCGGCCTCGTTCGGCTGGTTCGCCTACGCTCCGCTGTCCGACACCACCTACTCGCCCGGCGTGGGCGGCGACCTCTGGGTCTTCGGCCTGGCCCTCCAGGGCTTCGGCACCATCATGGGCGGCGTCAACTTCATCACCACGATCCTGACCATGCGTGCCCCGGGCATGACGATGTGGCGCATGCCGATCTTCACCTGGAACACGCTGATCACGGCCATCCTGATCCTGATGGCGTTCCCGCCCCTGGCCTCCGCGCTCTTCGCGCTGGGTCTGGACCGTCGCTTCGGCGGCCACATCTTCAACCCGGAGAACGGCGGCGCCGTCCTCTGGCAGCACCTCTTCTGGTTCTTCGGCCACCCCGAGGTGTACGTGATCGCCCTGCCGTTCTTCGGCATCGTGTCCGAGATCGTCCCGGTGTTCTCCCGCAAGCCGATCTTCGGCTACAAGTCCATCGTGTTCGCGACGACGGCGATCGCCGCGCTCTCCATGACCGTGTGGGCGCACCACATGTACGTGACCGGCTCCGTCCTCCTGCCGTTCTTCTCCGTGATGACCATGCTCATCGCGGTCCCCACCGGCGTGAAGTTCGTGAACTGGATCGGCACCATGTGGCGCGGCTCCATCACCTTCGAGAACCCCATGCTGTGGACCCTCGGCTTCATGGTGACCTTCCTGTTCGGCGGCCTGACCGGCGTGATCCTGGCGTCCCCGCCGCTGGACTTCCACGTGTCCGACACCTACTTCGTGGTGGCGCACTTCCACTACGTCATCTTCGGCACCGTGGTGTTCGCGATGTTCGCGGGCTTCTTCTTCTGGTGGCCGAAGTTCACCGGCAAGATGCTGAACGAGCGTCTCGGCAAGGTGCAGTTCTGGCTCCTGTTCGTGGGCTTCCACGGCACGTTCCTCATCCAGCACTGGCTGGGCGTCATGGGCATGCCGCGCCGGTACGCGGACTACATGGTGGAGGACAACTTCGCCACCATGAACGCGTTCTCCACGGTCTTCTCCTTCATCCTCGGCGCCTCGCTGATCCCGTTCTTCTGGAACGTCTACGTCACGAGCCGCTACGGCAAGAAGGTCACCGTGGACGACCCGTGGGGCTTCGGCGCCTCCCTGGAGTGGGCCACCTCGTGCCCGCCGCCGCGTCACAACTTCCACGCGCTGCCGCGGATCCGGTCGGAGCGTCCCGCGCTGGACCTGCACCACCCGGAGCTGTCCCACTACTCGCCGCAGGCCGAGCCTGAGGCGTTCGGAGAGAAGGTGTCCTCGTGA